One Kitasatospora sp. MAP12-44 DNA segment encodes these proteins:
- a CDS encoding phage tail tube protein, with product MSARPSHLTLTGITKESAFGVPAPASFFIPTTGAPTPKDVVKLVEDKGLRGAMAELYDEIPTVKSSTFDFSGDAYPDILGFMVTGVLGDLTTTGAAAPYSHAASLYNANDGQPPSYTLTDFYAVNTRQYPGSKFSDLEIKFNADGLITYSAKAVGLASIPTTAPTPSFTSVQPLAAWTGAVQIGGSPFHALMDGSISIKRSVAIIPTVDGSQSPHALWSGPVTVSGKMTLVMEDESQLTNFLTTATTSLDFTFQAGTGASLVSLKLHMSSVIYGQADISRGKEYVEIGVTFNAKANATDVGASGGYSPIKVTLQNSVVAGTYK from the coding sequence TTGTCCGCACGCCCATCACACCTAACACTAACCGGAATCACGAAGGAATCGGCCTTTGGTGTTCCGGCTCCCGCGAGCTTCTTCATTCCGACCACGGGCGCCCCGACGCCTAAGGACGTCGTGAAGCTTGTTGAAGACAAGGGCCTTCGCGGTGCAATGGCCGAGCTCTACGACGAGATTCCTACCGTCAAGAGTTCCACCTTCGATTTCTCCGGTGACGCCTACCCGGACATTCTCGGCTTCATGGTCACTGGAGTTCTCGGCGACCTGACCACCACGGGCGCGGCAGCCCCGTACAGCCACGCTGCCAGCCTCTATAACGCGAACGACGGCCAGCCCCCGTCTTACACCCTGACTGACTTCTACGCGGTCAATACGCGGCAGTATCCCGGCTCGAAGTTCAGTGACCTGGAAATCAAGTTCAATGCCGATGGGCTGATCACGTACAGCGCGAAGGCGGTTGGGCTTGCGTCCATTCCGACGACTGCCCCGACGCCTTCGTTTACGTCGGTGCAGCCGCTTGCCGCATGGACTGGCGCCGTTCAGATCGGTGGCTCGCCGTTCCATGCGCTCATGGATGGCAGCATTTCGATTAAGCGCTCGGTCGCGATCATCCCGACCGTTGACGGCTCGCAGAGCCCGCACGCACTGTGGTCCGGCCCGGTGACTGTCTCCGGAAAGATGACCCTTGTCATGGAAGATGAGTCGCAGCTGACGAACTTCCTGACCACTGCGACTACCTCACTCGATTTCACCTTTCAGGCCGGAACGGGCGCGTCTCTGGTCTCCCTGAAGCTGCACATGTCGAGCGTCATTTACGGGCAGGCCGACATTTCGCGTGGCAAGGAATATGTCGAGATCGGAGTGACCTTCAACGCGAAGGCAAACGCCACCGACGTAGGCGCATCGGGTGGCTATTCCCCAATCAAGGTAACCCTTCAGAACTCCGTAGTGGCAGGTACTTACAAGTGA
- a CDS encoding head-tail connector protein, with protein MTLIYYVGQDVGLTATVTDDTGNPASGPVAASLAVTDPTGATSTPAVSSAGSGAYSAVVVGVSTPGVWLYRWTATGTGVGFASEGQFQVRPVGAEQLVDLASVKAHLNIPTTDTRQDDELQGFILAAADIARDHCGPLVPETHTEFFSGGVPTISPDWLPVSKVLSCTEYYGLAAFTLTEQPLGSQMNAFAFTVDYATGEISRRTIGGESALFAFGSKNVRLVYTAGIGTVPYSVRLGVLELVRHLWQLTQQGGRPRFGGSGYDGDVQAIPTGFALPTRVVELWQGYRRPPGIA; from the coding sequence ATGACCCTGATCTACTACGTCGGCCAAGACGTAGGGCTTACCGCCACGGTCACGGACGACACGGGAAACCCCGCCAGCGGCCCCGTGGCGGCCTCTCTGGCTGTCACGGACCCCACTGGGGCCACCAGTACCCCGGCAGTCAGTTCGGCCGGTAGCGGGGCGTACAGCGCCGTTGTGGTCGGTGTATCGACCCCGGGCGTCTGGCTCTACCGCTGGACTGCAACCGGTACGGGTGTCGGCTTCGCCAGCGAGGGACAGTTTCAAGTTCGCCCGGTTGGCGCCGAACAGCTAGTAGACCTAGCGAGCGTGAAAGCGCATCTCAACATCCCGACGACTGACACCCGGCAGGATGACGAATTGCAAGGGTTCATTCTCGCGGCTGCCGATATCGCCCGGGATCACTGCGGCCCCCTCGTCCCCGAGACGCATACCGAATTCTTCAGTGGTGGAGTTCCCACCATTTCCCCTGACTGGCTCCCGGTCTCCAAGGTTCTCAGCTGCACCGAGTACTACGGGCTAGCCGCATTCACGCTCACGGAACAGCCTCTCGGCTCCCAAATGAACGCCTTCGCCTTTACGGTGGATTACGCAACCGGAGAGATTTCCCGCCGGACCATCGGTGGCGAATCCGCGCTCTTCGCCTTCGGCAGCAAGAACGTCCGGCTTGTGTACACGGCTGGAATCGGCACGGTGCCGTACTCGGTCCGGCTCGGCGTTCTAGAGCTTGTCCGGCACCTCTGGCAGCTCACGCAGCAGGGCGGGCGGCCACGATTCGGCGGCTCTGGATACGACGGGGACGTGCAGGCCATTCCCACCGGCTTTGCGCTGCCTACACGCGTTGTAGAGCTCTGGCAGGGCTACCGACGACCCCCGGGGATTGCATAG